The Imtechella halotolerans DNA window TTGCTGTAAAAGTACTAAATTGTCACTTTAAATTGAAGTCATATGAGACCTATTCTTCTATATATCTTCTTAATTACAGGAAGTGTTGCTGTTGCTCAATCCTCAACAGAGGGAATACGCATTCAAAAAACCATAGATGATTTTTTTCTTGCTTTTCATCAACAGGATACCACTTTTATTCGGACCCTTACCCAGAGTTCTGTAAGCTTGCAGAGTGTCGTGGTTGGAAATGAGGGGCAAATAAGGGTCAAATCAGAAGGATTTGGTACTTTTTTAAAGTCCATTGCAAGTATTCCTTCAACAACTCGTTTTAAAGAGGAATTACATGCCTATAAAATACAACATGATGATCGAATAGCTCAAGTCTGGACACCGTATTCGTTTTATGTAAATGATTCTTTGAGTCATTGCGGAGTGAATGCTTTCACACTGTATAAAGATGAATCCGGTCGTTGGCAGATTGTGGGCATTGTCGATACAAGAAGGAAGGATTGTAATTAGGTAAAGTAAATTAAAGAACTTTATGAAATATCTTCTTGAAAATCAGCAGACATCACGAATCCTGTTTCGGGGAATTGAACTTTCCGATTTTAATGATTGGTTGGAGTTTCATAAAAATCCAATAACCTCTAGACATTGGATTGCTGAATTTAAAAGCCCTGAAATAGAGTGTGAGCAATGGTATGATACACAATTCTATCGATATAGAAATGATTTAGGAGGGATGAATGCACTTATTGAAAAGCAAACGGGTAAGTTGCTTGGTCATTGTGGACTTTTGGTTCAAGAAGTAGATGGAATCTCGGAATTGGAAATTGGCTATTCCCTCTTACCTGAATTCTGGAATAAAGGTTTTGCCACAGAAGCCGCTATGAAATGTAGAGATTTTGCTTTTGAAAATAACCTGACAGACTCTCTTATTTCAATAATTAGTACCACCAATACTCCTTCTATTGCAGTTGCGTTAAAAAATGGGATGATACATGACAAAACAACCGTGTATAAAGGAAATCATGTACATATTTATAGAATTGAGATAACTGGTTGGAAAAGGAGTTACTCCTTAGATTGACAAAAACCATTTTTTAGGGTTAGTCAATTAATTTATGTTCAATGGCAATTTTTACAAGTTCAGCCATATTCCGTGCTTTGAATTTTTGCAACAAGTTTCTTCTGTGTGTTTCTACGGTAATTATGGAGATAAAAAGAGTATCTGCTATTTCGGCCGAGGTATGTCCATTAGCAATAGCTTGTAGGATTTGATGTTCTCTTTTGGTAAGTCT harbors:
- a CDS encoding GNAT family N-acetyltransferase; protein product: MKYLLENQQTSRILFRGIELSDFNDWLEFHKNPITSRHWIAEFKSPEIECEQWYDTQFYRYRNDLGGMNALIEKQTGKLLGHCGLLVQEVDGISELEIGYSLLPEFWNKGFATEAAMKCRDFAFENNLTDSLISIISTTNTPSIAVALKNGMIHDKTTVYKGNHVHIYRIEITGWKRSYSLD